From the genome of Methylomonas sp. UP202, one region includes:
- a CDS encoding Uma2 family endonuclease, whose protein sequence is MSAVVKQTRYTAEEYLSLERSAAIKSEFHDGQIHAMTGASREHNLITINIAGELRRQLKNRPCEAYVNDMRVKASKARSYHYPDIAVVCGKPEFEDTQLDTLLNPTLLIEVLSPSTEAYDRGAKFAHYRKIASLREYLLVTQDQPGIERYLRQGEVWIMSESLGLDASVSLESIDCQLSLREVYDKVCEDGENQVG, encoded by the coding sequence ATGTCCGCCGTGGTTAAACAAACCCGCTACACCGCCGAAGAATACTTAAGCCTGGAACGCAGCGCCGCGATTAAAAGCGAATTCCACGACGGGCAAATCCATGCCATGACCGGTGCCAGCCGCGAGCATAATTTGATAACCATCAATATCGCTGGAGAGTTACGAAGACAACTGAAAAACCGCCCCTGCGAAGCCTATGTCAACGACATGCGGGTCAAGGCCTCCAAGGCCCGCAGCTATCATTACCCGGACATCGCCGTGGTTTGCGGCAAACCGGAGTTCGAAGACACCCAGTTGGATACCTTGCTCAATCCCACGCTGCTGATCGAAGTGTTGTCACCGTCCACCGAGGCCTACGACCGCGGTGCAAAGTTTGCCCATTATCGAAAAATCGCCAGTTTGCGCGAATATCTGCTGGTCACCCAGGATCAGCCCGGCATCGAACGCTATCTGCGCCAAGGCGAAGTCTGGATAATGAGCGAGTCGCTGGGGCTGGATGCGAGCGTGTCGTTGGAAAGTATCGATTGCCAGCTCAGCTTGCGCGAGGTTTATGACAAGGTATGCGAGGACGGCGAAAATCAGGTGGGTTAA
- a CDS encoding DegQ family serine endoprotease gives MAALPGQVDGSPLPSLAPMLEQSMPAVVNISTSTNVRMQENPLMNDPVFRRFFNIPNNPRQQQKNSLGSGVIVDKDQGYVLTNNHVIDKADKITVTLADGRQLNAKLLGADPEADVAVIQIPADNLTALKVADSGQLKVGDFVVAIGNPFGLGQTVTSGIVSALGRSNLGIEGYEDFIQTDASINPGNSGGALVNLRGEFVGMNTAILAPSGGNVGIGFAIPSNMAMRLMESLVQHGEVRRGLLGVTTQDLTPDLIKAFSLKSQHGAVVSRVEAGSPAEKAGLEPGDIIVGINGQDVKGGSAQIRNAVGLLQIGDTANLDVVRGEERMNLQATIGKPKRPQLAGDKLHPTLSGAALGVTPKDQVEGVLIEKVEQNSKAWKTGLRPGDIIVTANRYRVRNLDEIKQVVNPNAPLLVNLQRGGEAFFVVLQ, from the coding sequence ATGGCCGCGCTGCCTGGCCAAGTGGATGGCAGTCCGCTGCCGTCGTTGGCGCCGATGCTGGAACAAAGCATGCCCGCCGTGGTGAACATTTCCACCTCCACCAATGTGCGGATGCAGGAAAATCCGTTGATGAACGATCCGGTGTTTCGGCGCTTCTTCAACATACCCAACAATCCGCGCCAGCAACAAAAAAACAGTCTGGGTTCCGGCGTCATCGTCGATAAGGATCAAGGTTACGTGCTGACCAATAACCACGTCATCGACAAGGCCGACAAGATCACCGTGACCTTGGCCGACGGCCGGCAATTGAACGCCAAACTGCTCGGCGCCGATCCGGAAGCCGACGTGGCGGTTATTCAAATTCCGGCCGACAATCTGACCGCGTTGAAAGTCGCCGACTCCGGCCAACTCAAGGTCGGCGATTTCGTCGTGGCGATCGGCAACCCGTTCGGCCTCGGCCAAACCGTGACCTCCGGCATCGTCAGCGCCTTGGGCCGCTCCAATTTGGGTATCGAAGGTTACGAAGATTTCATTCAAACCGACGCCTCGATCAACCCCGGCAACTCCGGTGGCGCGCTAGTCAATCTGCGCGGCGAATTCGTCGGTATGAACACCGCGATTCTGGCGCCCAGCGGCGGTAACGTCGGCATCGGTTTCGCGATCCCGTCCAACATGGCGATGCGTTTAATGGAGTCGTTGGTCCAGCACGGCGAAGTCCGCCGCGGTCTGCTCGGCGTGACCACTCAGGATTTGACGCCGGATCTGATCAAGGCCTTTTCGTTGAAAAGCCAGCACGGCGCCGTGGTCAGCCGGGTCGAAGCCGGTTCGCCAGCCGAGAAAGCCGGCCTGGAACCCGGCGACATCATCGTCGGCATCAACGGTCAGGACGTCAAGGGCGGCAGTGCCCAAATCCGCAATGCCGTCGGCTTGCTGCAAATCGGCGATACCGCCAATCTGGACGTCGTGCGCGGCGAAGAGCGGATGAATCTGCAAGCCACGATAGGCAAACCCAAGCGTCCGCAATTGGCCGGCGACAAACTGCACCCCACGCTGAGCGGCGCGGCGCTGGGCGTGACGCCCAAGGATCAGGTCGAAGGCGTGTTGATCGAGAAGGTCGAGCAAAACTCCAAGGCCTGGAAAACCGGCTTACGCCCCGGCGACATCATTGTCACCGCCAACCGCTACCGGGTGCGCAATCTCGATGAAATAAAACAGGTGGTTAATCCGAATGCCCCGCTGCTGGTCAATCTGCAACGCGGCGGAGAAGCGTTTTTCGTAGTACTGCAATAA
- a CDS encoding ribbon-helix-helix protein, CopG family, with translation MPRFTIDLSAEIDQKLTEISRKEGISKAEAMRRAFALLAVAEQEKSKGNSLGIVRENADSHELQAIGRIVGV, from the coding sequence ATGCCACGCTTTACGATAGATCTTTCCGCCGAGATCGACCAAAAACTCACCGAAATTTCGCGCAAGGAAGGCATCAGCAAAGCCGAAGCCATGCGCCGGGCTTTCGCGTTGCTGGCTGTTGCCGAGCAGGAGAAATCCAAGGGCAATTCATTGGGTATCGTGCGCGAAAATGCCGACAGTCATGAATTGCAAGCCATCGGCAGAATTGTGGGGGTCTGA
- a CDS encoding integron integrase yields METITTSAPPKKRLDQVRDKIRFKHYSLSTEDTYVSWIKQFILFNGKRHPTEMGAAEVERFLTYLATERHVSSSTQNQALSAILFLYRDVLAVQLPWLDGFERSKKPRRLPVVLTTAEVQQLLKHAESAPPPIGLLIRLLYGTGMRLMEAVRLRVKDVELSRKEIVVRDGKGGKDRVTMLPESLLEPMRTQLALRKSWHDEDLRLGKVDVWLPDALAVKYPNAAREWGWQYVFAAANYSVDLRSKVERRHHVDEKQVQRYVKKAAAAAGIVKPTSPHTLRHSFATHILQAGYDIRTVQELLGHSDVSTTVTIQREVKTPSPDGAGG; encoded by the coding sequence ATGGAAACAATTACGACATCGGCACCGCCAAAAAAAAGACTGGATCAGGTACGCGATAAAATTCGTTTCAAGCACTACAGTCTGAGTACCGAGGATACCTACGTCTCCTGGATTAAGCAATTTATTTTGTTTAACGGCAAGCGTCATCCGACAGAGATGGGCGCGGCCGAAGTCGAACGGTTCTTGACCTATCTGGCAACCGAGCGGCATGTCTCCAGTTCCACGCAAAATCAGGCTTTGTCGGCCATTCTGTTTTTGTATCGCGACGTGCTGGCGGTGCAATTGCCTTGGTTGGACGGCTTTGAGCGCTCGAAAAAGCCGCGCAGATTGCCGGTGGTGTTGACGACGGCCGAAGTGCAGCAACTGCTCAAACACGCGGAATCAGCGCCGCCGCCCATAGGCCTCCTCATTCGCTTGCTTTACGGCACCGGCATGCGATTGATGGAAGCGGTTCGTTTGCGGGTCAAGGATGTGGAGTTATCCCGTAAGGAGATTGTGGTTCGCGACGGCAAGGGCGGCAAAGACCGCGTAACGATGTTGCCGGAAAGTTTGTTGGAGCCGATGCGGACACAACTGGCGCTGCGCAAGTCTTGGCACGACGAGGATTTGCGCTTGGGGAAAGTCGATGTTTGGTTGCCCGACGCGCTGGCGGTCAAATATCCCAACGCGGCAAGGGAATGGGGCTGGCAATATGTGTTTGCAGCGGCAAATTATTCCGTCGATCTGCGTTCCAAAGTTGAACGCCGCCACCATGTCGATGAAAAACAGGTGCAGCGCTATGTCAAAAAAGCGGCCGCGGCGGCGGGTATCGTCAAGCCGACTTCGCCACATACCCTGCGCCATTCTTTTGCGACCCATATATTGCAAGCCGGTTACGATATTCGTACCGTGCAGGAGTTGCTCGGCCATAGCGATGTCTCCACAACCGTAACTATTCAGCGCGAAGTAAAAACGCCCTCTCCCGACGGAGCGGGGGGGTGA
- the rep gene encoding DNA helicase Rep, with protein sequence MSPKLNPQQLAAVKTIDHPLLVLAGAGSGKTRVITEKIAYLVRQGTPARHIAAVTFTNKAAREMKSRVSKLLDDKQSRGLRVSTFHSLGLDILRAEYKTLEYKSSISLFDEQDRLSLLKNLVSHGIKDCDEDQIDQYNWQIGQWKNAFVTPKQALHLPDAALHPPARLYEAYTRSLKAYNAVDFDDLILLPVLLFQQHAAVLEKWQNRIRYLLVDEYQDTNITQYQLVKLLAGNLGRFTVVGDDDQSIYAWRGAQPENLSQLQKDFGRLQVIKLEQNYRSAGRILKVANHLIANNPHTFEKKLWSELGFGDPLRVLSHKNDIAEAKQIVAEIVHHRFKTGGSYGDYAILYRGNHQSRLFEKELRENNVPYFISGSASFFSHAEIKDVLAYLRLLVNPGDDAAFLRVINTPRREIGPTTLEKLGAYANERHISLFDACGEFGLQQRISEKSTQRLHKFCELITDTAREVETGDTFKTIHRLIDQIHYQSWLQENSKTPAAAERRMKNVLELVEWLERIAVKDGSSDDGNAGASATHAAGAGKSLAEVIAKVMLLDILDRNQEEQAGDQVSLMTLHAAKGLEFPHVFMIGMEENLLPHQNSIETDNIEEERRLAYVGITRAQRTLTFSYCTHRKRYGEMAECEPSRFLAELPEEDLEWANKKQLAPEESKQRGKANLANLKAMLS encoded by the coding sequence GTGTCCCCCAAACTCAATCCGCAACAACTCGCCGCCGTCAAAACCATCGATCATCCGCTGCTGGTGTTGGCCGGCGCCGGCAGCGGCAAGACCCGGGTGATTACCGAGAAAATCGCCTATCTGGTGCGGCAAGGCACCCCGGCCCGGCATATCGCGGCGGTGACCTTCACCAACAAGGCGGCGCGGGAGATGAAGAGCCGGGTGTCCAAGTTGTTGGACGACAAGCAAAGCCGGGGCTTGAGAGTCTCGACTTTTCATTCGCTGGGTTTGGACATACTGCGCGCCGAGTACAAGACGCTGGAGTATAAATCCAGTATCAGTTTGTTCGACGAGCAAGACCGGCTGAGCTTGTTGAAAAATCTGGTTAGCCACGGCATCAAGGATTGCGACGAGGATCAGATTGATCAATACAACTGGCAGATCGGCCAGTGGAAGAACGCCTTCGTTACGCCCAAGCAGGCTTTGCATTTACCGGACGCGGCGCTGCATCCGCCGGCCAGGCTGTACGAGGCCTACACCCGCAGCCTGAAAGCCTACAACGCGGTGGATTTCGACGACCTGATTCTGTTGCCGGTGTTGCTGTTTCAACAGCATGCGGCGGTGCTGGAAAAATGGCAGAACCGGATTCGCTATTTGCTGGTGGACGAGTACCAGGACACTAACATCACTCAGTACCAGTTGGTGAAACTGTTGGCGGGCAATCTGGGCCGCTTTACCGTGGTCGGCGACGACGACCAGTCGATTTACGCCTGGCGCGGCGCCCAGCCGGAAAATCTTAGTCAGTTACAGAAGGATTTCGGCCGCTTGCAGGTGATTAAACTGGAGCAGAATTACCGCTCGGCGGGACGTATATTGAAGGTCGCCAACCACCTGATCGCGAACAATCCGCATACCTTCGAAAAGAAATTATGGAGCGAGCTGGGTTTCGGCGACCCGCTGCGAGTGCTGAGCCATAAAAACGACATCGCCGAGGCCAAGCAGATCGTCGCCGAGATCGTCCACCACCGCTTCAAGACCGGAGGCTCGTACGGCGATTACGCGATTCTGTATCGCGGCAATCACCAATCGCGGCTGTTCGAGAAGGAATTGCGCGAGAACAACGTGCCCTACTTCATCAGCGGCAGCGCCTCGTTTTTTTCTCACGCCGAGATCAAGGACGTGTTGGCCTATCTGCGCTTGTTGGTCAATCCCGGTGACGACGCGGCATTTTTGCGGGTGATCAACACGCCGCGCCGCGAGATCGGCCCGACCACGCTGGAAAAACTCGGCGCTTACGCCAACGAACGGCATATCAGTCTGTTCGACGCCTGCGGCGAGTTCGGCTTGCAACAGCGCATCTCGGAAAAATCGACGCAACGTTTGCACAAGTTTTGCGAGCTGATTACCGACACTGCCCGCGAGGTCGAAACCGGCGACACCTTCAAGACCATCCACCGTCTGATCGACCAGATTCATTACCAATCCTGGTTGCAGGAAAATAGCAAAACGCCGGCGGCGGCCGAACGGCGGATGAAAAACGTGCTGGAGCTGGTCGAATGGCTGGAACGCATCGCCGTAAAAGATGGGTCTAGCGACGATGGCAATGCCGGAGCTAGCGCAACGCATGCAGCGGGCGCCGGCAAGTCGTTGGCCGAAGTCATCGCCAAGGTGATGCTGCTGGACATCCTAGACCGCAACCAGGAAGAGCAGGCCGGCGATCAAGTCAGTCTGATGACGCTGCACGCCGCCAAGGGCCTGGAATTTCCGCATGTGTTCATGATCGGCATGGAAGAAAACCTGCTGCCGCATCAAAACAGCATCGAGACCGACAACATCGAGGAAGAACGCCGGCTGGCCTACGTGGGTATCACCCGCGCCCAACGGACCTTAACCTTCAGTTATTGCACCCATCGCAAGCGCTACGGCGAAATGGCCGAATGCGAACCCAGCCGGTTTTTGGCGGAATTGCCGGAAGAGGATTTGGAGTGGGCTAACAAGAAACAGTTGGCACCGGAAGAAAGCAAACAGCGCGGCAAGGCCAATTTGGCCAATTTGAAGGCGATGCTGAGTTGA